The following proteins are co-located in the Micromonospora viridifaciens genome:
- a CDS encoding PadR family transcriptional regulator: protein MDTPLREPTFLILTALASEPMHGYGLIGEVAALSENRVSLRPGTLYGALDRLTDAGLVHVDREELVDGRLRRYYRLSPAGKTVLGEEAERLRRNVEAATTRLRTPTRTGHRAVPRTAGGLA from the coding sequence GTGGACACACCGCTGCGGGAACCCACCTTCCTGATCCTCACCGCACTGGCCAGTGAGCCCATGCACGGCTACGGCCTCATCGGTGAGGTCGCCGCCCTTTCCGAGAATCGGGTATCGCTGCGACCCGGCACCCTCTACGGCGCGCTGGACCGCCTCACCGACGCCGGCCTGGTCCACGTCGACCGCGAGGAACTGGTGGACGGCCGGCTGCGTCGCTACTACCGCCTCTCCCCCGCCGGCAAGACCGTCCTGGGTGAGGAGGCGGAACGGCTGCGCCGCAACGTCGAGGCCGCTACCACCCGACTCCGCACCCCGACCCGCACCGGCCATCGGGCGGTGCCGCGAACGGCGGGAGGGCTGGCATGA
- a CDS encoding serine/threonine-protein kinase, whose product MSDLERRYRWLLHAYPAAYRRTRGAEIVGTYLDLAEPDRRWPSPADVADMLAGGIRERLRAAGAADLIPGVRLAAFLAFTTAAALAGIWTIAEQVTEQSRWGVATFGPFATTGIIIWTAWLLTAVIHAIAPARWTAAAIGVALLLTIAVVPVADLARLPRPPLFVLQPQATLGLLALAIPTSSARWQRLAPLAVALAAGLTTAQLVAQREQPYRWGNWGIFLPYAGLALLLTAMVTAAALALHRDTRGLWALLVLLAPIGLLGLYPLTEITTELINADYANFRVIAGTAATIVALTGATLVTAVATRRRPHPNAPATGVMPVHGTCPTCGRGQ is encoded by the coding sequence ATGAGCGACCTCGAACGACGCTACCGGTGGCTGCTGCACGCCTACCCGGCGGCCTACCGTCGTACGCGTGGGGCCGAGATCGTGGGGACGTACCTCGACCTGGCCGAACCTGACCGCCGCTGGCCGTCACCCGCCGACGTCGCGGACATGCTCGCCGGCGGCATCCGTGAACGGTTGCGCGCCGCCGGCGCCGCGGACCTCATCCCCGGAGTACGCCTAGCGGCGTTCCTCGCCTTCACCACCGCGGCCGCCCTCGCCGGCATCTGGACCATCGCAGAACAGGTCACCGAGCAATCGAGGTGGGGCGTCGCGACCTTCGGCCCGTTCGCCACCACCGGCATCATCATCTGGACCGCCTGGCTGCTGACCGCCGTCATTCACGCCATCGCCCCAGCCCGGTGGACCGCTGCGGCCATCGGCGTTGCCCTGCTGCTAACCATCGCCGTGGTCCCCGTTGCCGACCTGGCCCGGCTGCCACGCCCTCCCCTGTTCGTCCTGCAACCCCAGGCGACGCTGGGCCTGCTGGCACTGGCGATCCCGACCTCCTCGGCGCGCTGGCAACGACTCGCTCCACTGGCCGTCGCGCTCGCGGCGGGCCTCACCACAGCTCAACTGGTGGCGCAACGAGAACAGCCGTACCGGTGGGGCAACTGGGGGATCTTCCTCCCCTACGCCGGCCTGGCGCTGCTGTTGACCGCGATGGTCACCGCAGCCGCGCTCGCCCTACACCGCGACACCCGCGGGCTCTGGGCTCTCCTGGTGCTGCTCGCCCCAATCGGACTGCTCGGCCTGTACCCGCTGACCGAAATCACCACCGAACTCATCAACGCCGACTATGCCAACTTCCGTGTCATCGCCGGCACCGCCGCCACCATCGTCGCCCTCACCGGCGCAACCCTGGTTACAGCGGTGGCCACCCGCCGCCGGCCACATCCCAACGCGCCAGCCACCGGCGTGATGCCCGTACATGGCACGTGTCCAACGTGCGGCCGCGGACAATGA
- a CDS encoding DUF2397 family protein has protein sequence MPNPPRLWWQDIDPVVWRCFGQPEDLARERNTAVLAALEELATRAPMSTPADIVAQMRDVGFRDQVTEFELRTVLDYLNSAHLVEPFRDYAALNAGLDAVVRRQEAWALTKIGRAVVAAVRTAVVDSRRALQLPSRLLDSVERTVRDLIEHLSSDAGLLPTDLDDVRTRLDEMQRVTADFYAALAQMVQSDVTDDLLFGENRDRVIEALRQFPREYGRALRRVEAALTDLESAGHRPLVETAAMHAGLLDARDQQDWIDERVRRLSDLAAWFAPLGSVQRLISSAAGAVHTLLVAIDRRYTALRRGSDLAADFRELAYSLYAQPDDEAARRVYAAAFGQWPAVHAVVGTAEEDVAHATLAAGGVSRHQVDVILREHERVGRSSGRPRKVPDAGAARAAALEKAAATAANRRRFSALLATDGEVPLSYFTGLETPALVILLGAIEVARNAIDAATGYGEAHAEGASVVVRVRLGRPETHLPVRFAEGTLVAPELLITVTPTEAAEDPQVVMTEGTA, from the coding sequence GTGCCGAACCCGCCACGGCTGTGGTGGCAGGACATCGATCCGGTCGTGTGGCGATGCTTCGGCCAACCCGAGGACCTAGCGCGAGAGCGCAACACAGCAGTGCTGGCTGCCCTGGAGGAGTTGGCGACACGCGCCCCGATGTCGACGCCGGCCGACATCGTCGCGCAGATGCGCGACGTCGGCTTCCGCGACCAGGTGACCGAATTCGAGCTGCGTACGGTGCTCGACTACCTGAACAGCGCGCATCTCGTCGAGCCATTCCGTGACTATGCGGCGCTCAACGCGGGCTTGGATGCGGTGGTCCGCCGGCAGGAGGCCTGGGCGTTGACGAAGATCGGCCGGGCCGTGGTGGCTGCGGTGCGCACGGCTGTCGTCGACTCGCGGCGGGCGCTGCAACTGCCGAGCCGTCTTCTCGACAGCGTCGAACGCACGGTCCGTGATCTGATCGAGCATCTTTCTTCCGACGCCGGGCTGCTGCCAACCGACCTGGATGACGTCCGGACGAGGCTGGACGAGATGCAGCGGGTCACCGCCGACTTCTACGCCGCGCTGGCGCAGATGGTGCAGTCCGACGTCACCGACGATCTGCTGTTCGGAGAGAACCGTGATCGTGTCATCGAGGCCCTGCGGCAGTTCCCGCGCGAGTATGGACGAGCGCTCCGCCGGGTCGAGGCGGCCCTAACCGACTTGGAGTCGGCCGGGCACCGGCCGCTGGTCGAGACCGCCGCCATGCACGCCGGCCTGCTTGACGCCCGCGATCAGCAGGACTGGATCGACGAGCGGGTGCGTCGGCTGTCCGACCTGGCCGCCTGGTTCGCCCCTTTGGGTTCGGTGCAGCGACTGATCTCCTCGGCGGCCGGCGCCGTGCACACCCTCCTGGTGGCCATTGATCGACGCTACACAGCCCTGCGGCGCGGCTCGGATCTGGCCGCCGACTTCCGGGAACTCGCCTACAGCTTGTACGCCCAGCCGGACGACGAGGCTGCCCGCCGGGTATACGCGGCCGCGTTCGGACAATGGCCTGCCGTGCATGCGGTCGTCGGGACGGCCGAAGAAGACGTCGCCCATGCCACCCTGGCAGCCGGTGGGGTCAGCCGGCACCAGGTGGATGTGATCTTGCGCGAGCACGAACGCGTCGGTCGCTCCAGCGGCCGTCCCCGCAAGGTCCCGGACGCCGGTGCTGCCCGGGCTGCCGCTCTGGAGAAGGCCGCCGCCACTGCGGCGAACCGGCGGCGCTTCAGCGCGTTGCTGGCCACCGACGGCGAAGTGCCGCTGAGTTATTTCACCGGTCTGGAGACACCTGCTTTAGTGATCCTGCTTGGCGCGATCGAAGTAGCGCGCAACGCGATTGATGCCGCTACGGGATACGGCGAAGCCCATGCCGAGGGTGCCAGCGTGGTCGTCCGGGTCCGGTTGGGCCGCCCCGAGACCCACCTGCCGGTCCGGTTTGCCGAAGGGACTCTGGTGGCGCCGGAACTCTTGATCACCGTGACCCCGACCGAAGCCGCCGAGGATCCGCAGGTCGTGATGACGGAGGGCACCGCATGA
- a CDS encoding RNA polymerase sigma factor: protein MRPLDEQLWSSITAGDETAFGWLFDRYSRAVYNHAFRLTGSWSTAEDVTQATFLVAWRRRGDARLVEGSALPWLLVVATNAVRSEWRSARRWLALLRRLPPGRHADGDFADEVAARLDDERRMTEILAVVRRLPSAEREAVALCLWSGVSYADAAAALGISEVAVRSRVSRARSRLARLMPEEIQEGTW from the coding sequence GTGCGGCCGTTGGATGAGCAGCTGTGGTCCTCGATCACCGCGGGGGATGAGACGGCTTTCGGTTGGCTGTTCGACCGGTACTCCCGGGCGGTGTATAACCACGCGTTCCGGCTGACCGGGTCGTGGTCGACGGCGGAGGACGTCACCCAGGCGACGTTCCTGGTCGCGTGGCGCCGCCGCGGGGATGCCCGCCTGGTGGAGGGTTCAGCGCTGCCGTGGCTGCTGGTGGTGGCGACCAATGCGGTGCGTTCGGAGTGGCGGTCGGCGCGTCGGTGGCTGGCGCTGCTGCGACGGCTGCCGCCCGGGCGCCACGCAGATGGTGATTTCGCCGATGAGGTGGCCGCGCGGTTGGACGATGAGCGGCGGATGACCGAGATCCTCGCGGTCGTGCGCCGGCTGCCGTCGGCGGAGCGGGAAGCGGTGGCGCTGTGTCTGTGGTCGGGCGTCTCGTACGCCGATGCGGCGGCTGCGCTGGGGATCAGCGAGGTAGCGGTGCGGTCCCGGGTCAGTCGTGCGCGCAGCCGTCTGGCCCGCCTGATGCCCGAGGAGATCCAGGAGGGGACGTGGTGA